The following coding sequences are from one Oncorhynchus kisutch isolate 150728-3 linkage group LG23, Okis_V2, whole genome shotgun sequence window:
- the LOC109868566 gene encoding paired box protein Pax-8-like isoform X2: MSNNTGRGHGGLNQLGGMFVNGRPLPEVIRQRIVDMAHQGVRPCDISRQLRVSHGCVSKILGRYYETGSIKPGVIGGSKPKVATPKVVDKIADYKRQNPTMFAWEIRDRLLAEGVCDSDTVPSVSSINRIIRTKVQQPFNLPLDGKGLSPGHILIPSSAVTPPESPQSDSLGSTYSISGLLGIPQPSQEGKRSHDDSDQESCRHSVDSQGSGGVPRKQLRPEHFPPQHLDCGFDRHHYPPDSFSSAAASKTEQTVYPLSLINGSLEDGKTSLSTSSAAIGRNLAAHQGYTVVADPLQPLPLCLKQEMSPEVTSTSPSPNVVANSAFLELQSLQAPVSISSSCSSSNHFPHAFNSFSHHAPVYSQFSSQSLIAGRDMVSSTLPGYPPHIPSSGQTGYSSSAITGMVAGADYSGQTYTHSPYTSYSEAWRFTNSSILGSPYYYSSASRTAPPSTAAYDHL; the protein is encoded by the exons ATGTCCAACAACACCGGACGAG gtCATGGGGGTCTTAACCAACTAGGTGGAATGTTTGTGAACGGCCGTCCGCTTCCGGAGGTGATCCGGCAGCGCATCGTGGACATGGCCCACCAGGGCGTGCGTCCCTGTGACATCTCCCGGCAGCTCCGCGTCAGCCACGGCTGTGTCAGCAAGATCCTGGGACG CTACTACGAGACTGGCAGCATCAAGCCCGGAGTGATTGGGGGCTCCAAGCCCAAGGTGGCCACTCCTAAAGTGGTTGATAAAATAGCAGATTACAAACGTCAGAACCCCACCATGTTTGCCTGGGAGATCAGAGACAGGCTCCTGGCAGAGGGAGTGTGTGACAGCGACACCGTGCCCAGTGTCAGCTCTATCAACAG AATAATCCGAACCAAGGTGCAGCAGCCATTCAATCTGCCTCTGGATGGCAAAGGCCTAAGCCCAGGACACATACTCA tCCCCAGTTCAGCCGTCACTCCCCCTGAGTCACCCCAGTCCGACTCCCTGGGCTCCACCTACTCCATCAGTGGCCTGTTAGGGATACCACAACCCAGCCAGGAGGGCAAGAGGAGCCATGACGACA gtgaccAGGAAAGCTGTAGACACAGTGTGGACTCTCAGGGCAGCGGGGGCGTTCCTAGAAAGCAACTGAGACCAGAGCACTTCCCACCGCAGCACCTGGACTGTGGCTTCGACCGCCACCACTACCCCCCAGACTCCTTCAGCTCTGCTGCAGCTAGCAAGACCGAGCAG ACTGTGTACCCTCTCTCGCTCATCAATGGCAGTCTAGAAGACGGGAAGACCAGCCTCTCAACATCGAGTGCTGCTATTGGTCGGAATCTGGCAGCGCACCAGGGCTACACTGTGGTGGCAG ACCCCCTACAGCCCCTCCCACTTTGTCTGAAACAGGAAATGTCCCCAGAGGTGACCAGCACAAGCCCCTCTCCGAATGTGGTGGCCAACTCAGCTTTTCTGGAGCTGCAATCGCTGCAGGCCCCTGTGTCTATCAGTAGCAGCTGCAGCAGCTCCAACCATTTCCCCCATGCCTTCAATTCATTCTCCCATCATGCACCAGTGTACAGCCAGTTCAGCAGCCAGTCTCTCATAGCAG GAAGGGACATGGTTAGCTCCACTCTCCCCGGCTACCCTCCTCACATCCCCTCCAGTGGCCAGACAGGCTACTCATCCTCCGCCATCACTGGCATGGTAGCAG GTGCAGACTACTCTGGCCAGACCTACACTCACTCCCCCTACACCTCCTACAGTGAAGCTTGGAGATTCACCAACTCCAGCATTTTGG GTTCACCCTATTACTATAGCTCGGCCTCCCGCACTGCTCCACCATCCACTGCAGCCTACGACCATCTCTAG
- the LOC109868566 gene encoding paired box protein Pax-8-like isoform X1 encodes MWKTYTELSRPEAVKFLARSDLIGHGGLNQLGGMFVNGRPLPEVIRQRIVDMAHQGVRPCDISRQLRVSHGCVSKILGRYYETGSIKPGVIGGSKPKVATPKVVDKIADYKRQNPTMFAWEIRDRLLAEGVCDSDTVPSVSSINRIIRTKVQQPFNLPLDGKGLSPGHILIPSSAVTPPESPQSDSLGSTYSISGLLGIPQPSQEGKRSHDDSDQESCRHSVDSQGSGGVPRKQLRPEHFPPQHLDCGFDRHHYPPDSFSSAAASKTEQTVYPLSLINGSLEDGKTSLSTSSAAIGRNLAAHQGYTVVADPLQPLPLCLKQEMSPEVTSTSPSPNVVANSAFLELQSLQAPVSISSSCSSSNHFPHAFNSFSHHAPVYSQFSSQSLIAGRDMVSSTLPGYPPHIPSSGQTGYSSSAITGMVAGADYSGQTYTHSPYTSYSEAWRFTNSSILGSPYYYSSASRTAPPSTAAYDHL; translated from the exons ATGTGGAAGACATACACAGAGCTGTCTAGACCAGAAGCTGTCAAATTTCTAGCTAGATCCGACTTAATTG gtCATGGGGGTCTTAACCAACTAGGTGGAATGTTTGTGAACGGCCGTCCGCTTCCGGAGGTGATCCGGCAGCGCATCGTGGACATGGCCCACCAGGGCGTGCGTCCCTGTGACATCTCCCGGCAGCTCCGCGTCAGCCACGGCTGTGTCAGCAAGATCCTGGGACG CTACTACGAGACTGGCAGCATCAAGCCCGGAGTGATTGGGGGCTCCAAGCCCAAGGTGGCCACTCCTAAAGTGGTTGATAAAATAGCAGATTACAAACGTCAGAACCCCACCATGTTTGCCTGGGAGATCAGAGACAGGCTCCTGGCAGAGGGAGTGTGTGACAGCGACACCGTGCCCAGTGTCAGCTCTATCAACAG AATAATCCGAACCAAGGTGCAGCAGCCATTCAATCTGCCTCTGGATGGCAAAGGCCTAAGCCCAGGACACATACTCA tCCCCAGTTCAGCCGTCACTCCCCCTGAGTCACCCCAGTCCGACTCCCTGGGCTCCACCTACTCCATCAGTGGCCTGTTAGGGATACCACAACCCAGCCAGGAGGGCAAGAGGAGCCATGACGACA gtgaccAGGAAAGCTGTAGACACAGTGTGGACTCTCAGGGCAGCGGGGGCGTTCCTAGAAAGCAACTGAGACCAGAGCACTTCCCACCGCAGCACCTGGACTGTGGCTTCGACCGCCACCACTACCCCCCAGACTCCTTCAGCTCTGCTGCAGCTAGCAAGACCGAGCAG ACTGTGTACCCTCTCTCGCTCATCAATGGCAGTCTAGAAGACGGGAAGACCAGCCTCTCAACATCGAGTGCTGCTATTGGTCGGAATCTGGCAGCGCACCAGGGCTACACTGTGGTGGCAG ACCCCCTACAGCCCCTCCCACTTTGTCTGAAACAGGAAATGTCCCCAGAGGTGACCAGCACAAGCCCCTCTCCGAATGTGGTGGCCAACTCAGCTTTTCTGGAGCTGCAATCGCTGCAGGCCCCTGTGTCTATCAGTAGCAGCTGCAGCAGCTCCAACCATTTCCCCCATGCCTTCAATTCATTCTCCCATCATGCACCAGTGTACAGCCAGTTCAGCAGCCAGTCTCTCATAGCAG GAAGGGACATGGTTAGCTCCACTCTCCCCGGCTACCCTCCTCACATCCCCTCCAGTGGCCAGACAGGCTACTCATCCTCCGCCATCACTGGCATGGTAGCAG GTGCAGACTACTCTGGCCAGACCTACACTCACTCCCCCTACACCTCCTACAGTGAAGCTTGGAGATTCACCAACTCCAGCATTTTGG GTTCACCCTATTACTATAGCTCGGCCTCCCGCACTGCTCCACCATCCACTGCAGCCTACGACCATCTCTAG
- the LOC109868566 gene encoding paired box protein Pax-8-like isoform X3 — MFVNGRPLPEVIRQRIVDMAHQGVRPCDISRQLRVSHGCVSKILGRYYETGSIKPGVIGGSKPKVATPKVVDKIADYKRQNPTMFAWEIRDRLLAEGVCDSDTVPSVSSINRIIRTKVQQPFNLPLDGKGLSPGHILIPSSAVTPPESPQSDSLGSTYSISGLLGIPQPSQEGKRSHDDSDQESCRHSVDSQGSGGVPRKQLRPEHFPPQHLDCGFDRHHYPPDSFSSAAASKTEQTVYPLSLINGSLEDGKTSLSTSSAAIGRNLAAHQGYTVVADPLQPLPLCLKQEMSPEVTSTSPSPNVVANSAFLELQSLQAPVSISSSCSSSNHFPHAFNSFSHHAPVYSQFSSQSLIAGRDMVSSTLPGYPPHIPSSGQTGYSSSAITGMVAGADYSGQTYTHSPYTSYSEAWRFTNSSILGSPYYYSSASRTAPPSTAAYDHL; from the exons ATGTTTGTGAACGGCCGTCCGCTTCCGGAGGTGATCCGGCAGCGCATCGTGGACATGGCCCACCAGGGCGTGCGTCCCTGTGACATCTCCCGGCAGCTCCGCGTCAGCCACGGCTGTGTCAGCAAGATCCTGGGACG CTACTACGAGACTGGCAGCATCAAGCCCGGAGTGATTGGGGGCTCCAAGCCCAAGGTGGCCACTCCTAAAGTGGTTGATAAAATAGCAGATTACAAACGTCAGAACCCCACCATGTTTGCCTGGGAGATCAGAGACAGGCTCCTGGCAGAGGGAGTGTGTGACAGCGACACCGTGCCCAGTGTCAGCTCTATCAACAG AATAATCCGAACCAAGGTGCAGCAGCCATTCAATCTGCCTCTGGATGGCAAAGGCCTAAGCCCAGGACACATACTCA tCCCCAGTTCAGCCGTCACTCCCCCTGAGTCACCCCAGTCCGACTCCCTGGGCTCCACCTACTCCATCAGTGGCCTGTTAGGGATACCACAACCCAGCCAGGAGGGCAAGAGGAGCCATGACGACA gtgaccAGGAAAGCTGTAGACACAGTGTGGACTCTCAGGGCAGCGGGGGCGTTCCTAGAAAGCAACTGAGACCAGAGCACTTCCCACCGCAGCACCTGGACTGTGGCTTCGACCGCCACCACTACCCCCCAGACTCCTTCAGCTCTGCTGCAGCTAGCAAGACCGAGCAG ACTGTGTACCCTCTCTCGCTCATCAATGGCAGTCTAGAAGACGGGAAGACCAGCCTCTCAACATCGAGTGCTGCTATTGGTCGGAATCTGGCAGCGCACCAGGGCTACACTGTGGTGGCAG ACCCCCTACAGCCCCTCCCACTTTGTCTGAAACAGGAAATGTCCCCAGAGGTGACCAGCACAAGCCCCTCTCCGAATGTGGTGGCCAACTCAGCTTTTCTGGAGCTGCAATCGCTGCAGGCCCCTGTGTCTATCAGTAGCAGCTGCAGCAGCTCCAACCATTTCCCCCATGCCTTCAATTCATTCTCCCATCATGCACCAGTGTACAGCCAGTTCAGCAGCCAGTCTCTCATAGCAG GAAGGGACATGGTTAGCTCCACTCTCCCCGGCTACCCTCCTCACATCCCCTCCAGTGGCCAGACAGGCTACTCATCCTCCGCCATCACTGGCATGGTAGCAG GTGCAGACTACTCTGGCCAGACCTACACTCACTCCCCCTACACCTCCTACAGTGAAGCTTGGAGATTCACCAACTCCAGCATTTTGG GTTCACCCTATTACTATAGCTCGGCCTCCCGCACTGCTCCACCATCCACTGCAGCCTACGACCATCTCTAG